One segment of Ascidiaceihabitans donghaensis DNA contains the following:
- a CDS encoding response regulator: MRILLADDHELVRETIAAFLESDGTFHVVQSPDLPSVEKALIAHDPFDLILLDYEMPGMNGLAGLDKILEATRPRPVALISGSANKDIAEQALERGASGFLPKSMAAKSLVNAIKFMAMGEKYAPIDFMTQEVNEADHPLKELLTDREMQVLLCLTRGLANKEIAREIELQEVTIKLHVKTLCRKLEAKNRTHAAMIAKEAGLL; the protein is encoded by the coding sequence GTGAGAATTCTTTTAGCCGACGACCATGAATTGGTAAGGGAAACGATCGCTGCGTTCTTGGAAAGCGATGGGACATTTCATGTTGTGCAATCCCCTGATCTTCCAAGTGTTGAAAAAGCACTGATTGCGCATGATCCGTTTGATTTGATCCTGCTGGACTATGAGATGCCGGGCATGAATGGTCTGGCGGGCTTGGATAAAATTCTCGAGGCTACGCGCCCGCGGCCCGTTGCACTTATTTCAGGATCTGCAAACAAAGACATTGCAGAACAAGCGCTTGAACGTGGTGCATCAGGATTTTTGCCGAAAAGTATGGCCGCAAAATCGCTGGTCAATGCAATCAAATTCATGGCAATGGGCGAAAAATACGCGCCAATTGATTTCATGACCCAAGAAGTAAACGAAGCAGACCACCCGCTGAAAGAGCTTCTTACAGACCGCGAAATGCAGGTTTTGCTATGCCTTACGCGTGGTTTGGCCAACAAGGAAATTGCACGTGAAATCGAGCTGCAGGAAGTGACAATCAAGCTGCATGTCAAAACGCTGTGCCGCAAACTTGAAGCCAAAAATCGCACACATGCTGCAATGATTGCGAAAGAGGCAGGTCTGCTTTGA
- a CDS encoding DUF2092 domain-containing protein yields MRLTFFLAAGLIACGTTGVAQDGPGIDPKAIEIAKASSDYLAGQPQISFGWFVTYDTIEDGREKLTSVWTGESAIVRGAGYRSSSIQGRDARDYVFDGTTFTAVFAGEGQFAQIEAPGSFEQLNATLLQDYALELPMGDIIDQSGSAAGFVDLTDAVYVGEVFFGDQTAHHLAFRRYEGDWEMWISTDPANPVPLMISGADPYAHGWPKFNAVLFDWDFAAELGDAPFQFAAPESFEQITLTPVAELAQ; encoded by the coding sequence ATGAGGCTCACTTTTTTTCTGGCAGCAGGCTTGATCGCATGTGGCACAACTGGCGTGGCCCAAGACGGTCCCGGCATTGACCCCAAAGCGATAGAAATCGCCAAAGCGTCTTCTGACTATTTAGCAGGCCAGCCGCAGATATCCTTTGGGTGGTTTGTGACCTATGACACCATCGAAGATGGCCGCGAGAAACTCACCAGCGTGTGGACAGGCGAAAGCGCGATTGTTCGGGGCGCAGGGTATCGGTCTTCCAGTATTCAAGGTCGCGACGCGCGGGACTATGTGTTTGATGGCACAACTTTTACTGCCGTTTTCGCGGGGGAAGGTCAGTTTGCTCAGATAGAAGCGCCCGGATCGTTTGAACAGTTGAACGCAACGTTGCTGCAAGACTACGCCCTTGAGCTTCCGATGGGAGACATTATCGACCAATCCGGCAGCGCGGCAGGCTTTGTGGATCTTACAGACGCGGTTTATGTAGGCGAAGTGTTTTTTGGGGATCAAACCGCCCATCACCTTGCCTTTCGCCGATATGAAGGCGACTGGGAAATGTGGATTTCTACCGACCCCGCAAATCCAGTGCCTTTGATGATTTCAGGTGCTGATCCTTACGCGCACGGATGGCCCAAGTTTAACGCGGTCCTGTTTGATTGGGATTTTGCGGCAGAGCTTGGCGACGCACCGTTCCAGTTTGCCGCCCCTGAAAGTTTTGAACAGATCACACTGACGCCCGTTGCAGAGTTGGCGCAATGA
- a CDS encoding BCCT family transporter, which translates to MSRARLLLIASLVTIAGIGGWGVLDTQSLIDLASVVVDRYFESRGWFVMLSVTGMLFLCIWLAFSRYGSIRLGADDDKPEFSTPSWIAMLFAAGMGVGLLFWAVAEPLTHFAFSKDIMPSPIAAQQALLATNFHWGIHAWAIYGSTALAIAYFTFRRGAPMLVSGPIEALFPDETWAKIVGWLSDFMAIVAIAIGVGGSIAMGVFQVADGVDVMMGGDGAAGWLVAAVFAVMVAAYLPPLMVDLGAGMARLSNTAMIIAIALVLYVVILGPTEFLLNSIVNSFGDYAFAAIPRGFQTLTFFGDELGAWFQDWTLTYMVWWIAWGPFVGVFIARISKGRTIREFVLGVLIGPTVFSVIWFGAFGGIGLFDALQGTGGLLAMTESNVERVTFTLLERLPLPWLTTVATIAAAFLFIVTSVVSAAFVLGTFSTGGDPNPSPRIRLIWGMLLGLLGAAMILAGSIDAIKKLIAIGALPFVFVCVLLCVCLVRGLRQEVRNAGR; encoded by the coding sequence ATGTCCCGCGCCCGATTGCTTCTTATCGCATCGCTTGTGACCATTGCCGGGATTGGCGGATGGGGTGTTCTCGACACGCAAAGCCTTATTGATTTGGCGTCGGTTGTGGTCGATCGCTACTTTGAAAGCCGTGGCTGGTTTGTCATGCTATCCGTTACCGGGATGCTGTTCTTGTGCATCTGGCTGGCGTTCTCCCGGTACGGGTCTATCCGATTGGGGGCGGATGACGACAAACCCGAATTCTCGACCCCGTCCTGGATCGCCATGCTGTTTGCGGCTGGCATGGGGGTTGGATTGCTGTTTTGGGCGGTCGCCGAGCCTTTGACGCATTTCGCGTTTTCCAAAGACATAATGCCCAGCCCCATTGCCGCGCAACAAGCGCTTTTGGCGACGAATTTCCACTGGGGCATTCACGCATGGGCCATTTACGGCTCGACGGCCCTCGCTATTGCATATTTTACGTTTCGACGCGGGGCACCGATGCTGGTGAGTGGTCCAATTGAAGCGCTGTTTCCGGATGAAACATGGGCCAAAATCGTGGGCTGGCTATCGGATTTCATGGCTATCGTCGCAATTGCCATCGGCGTGGGTGGCTCCATCGCGATGGGCGTTTTTCAGGTCGCTGACGGCGTTGATGTGATGATGGGGGGGGATGGGGCTGCGGGTTGGCTTGTGGCCGCCGTCTTTGCTGTCATGGTTGCTGCCTATTTGCCGCCGCTGATGGTGGATTTGGGTGCAGGCATGGCAAGGTTGTCGAACACTGCGATGATCATTGCAATTGCTTTGGTATTGTATGTCGTGATCCTTGGGCCAACCGAATTCCTGCTCAATTCCATCGTCAACAGTTTTGGCGATTACGCCTTTGCCGCCATCCCGCGTGGTTTTCAGACCTTAACGTTTTTTGGCGATGAATTGGGGGCATGGTTTCAGGATTGGACGCTCACCTATATGGTCTGGTGGATTGCATGGGGGCCTTTTGTCGGCGTATTTATTGCACGCATTTCCAAAGGTCGCACAATTCGCGAATTTGTTCTGGGTGTATTGATTGGCCCAACGGTGTTTTCGGTGATCTGGTTTGGTGCTTTTGGCGGGATCGGTCTGTTTGACGCTTTGCAAGGGACTGGTGGTCTGCTTGCGATGACTGAAAGCAATGTGGAACGCGTCACCTTCACGCTGCTTGAACGTCTGCCACTGCCGTGGCTGACGACTGTAGCAACCATTGCGGCGGCGTTTCTGTTCATCGTTACAAGCGTTGTCAGTGCCGCTTTCGTCTTGGGTACCTTTTCCACTGGAGGAGACCCGAACCCAAGCCCGCGCATTCGCCTGATATGGGGCATGCTGCTGGGACTTTTGGGTGCAGCCATGATCCTTGCAGGATCTATCGACGCGATCAAAAAGCTGATCGCCATCGGCGCGCTGCCATTTGTCTTTGTTTGCGTTCTGCTTTGCGTCTGCCTGGTGCGTGGCTTGCGACAGGAGGTGCGCAATGCTGGTCGGTGA
- a CDS encoding peptidoglycan-binding domain-containing protein, with amino-acid sequence MRWCLAIALTLMGVISTSIFGSVNLIKPAVAQNLAVMPGNREPMTRPAPQARPRPNVARPMPVRPRPSMTRPSYNKPSVRPQPFPTRPSRPGVGSTRPLFDPNTGQGVRPTIVRPRPTRPARPNPYPHYPDFVDTPQGIDDVSPNRPPIWRPPSNNPPYFRPPHPFWGTWYYYGGIGYYHRIVFRGRTIVIVEGLPAGCRTRVRRGGQSYYKCNGIYYKALHLRGDMVYEVSGRDGASTASNETMRLTKPFMRGPRVLQLQRSLKRRGYNVGTPDGIFGRGTARALKAFQGDVGLTPDGVAGRATLRALR; translated from the coding sequence ATGAGATGGTGTCTTGCGATTGCGTTGACGCTGATGGGCGTAATCAGCACATCGATTTTTGGATCTGTTAACCTCATCAAGCCCGCCGTGGCGCAAAACCTTGCGGTCATGCCGGGCAATCGCGAGCCCATGACACGTCCTGCACCACAAGCAAGACCGCGCCCGAATGTGGCCCGGCCTATGCCGGTGCGTCCACGTCCCAGCATGACACGCCCCAGCTACAACAAGCCATCTGTGCGACCACAGCCTTTTCCGACGCGGCCTTCACGACCGGGTGTTGGTTCAACTCGACCCCTTTTTGACCCGAACACAGGGCAGGGGGTCCGTCCAACCATCGTGCGTCCACGCCCGACCCGTCCTGCGCGTCCGAACCCTTACCCGCACTACCCTGATTTCGTAGACACCCCGCAAGGCATCGATGATGTGTCCCCCAATCGGCCACCGATCTGGCGCCCACCAAGCAATAACCCACCATATTTTCGTCCGCCGCACCCGTTTTGGGGAACCTGGTATTATTACGGCGGCATTGGCTACTACCACCGCATTGTTTTTCGCGGCAGGACAATTGTTATTGTCGAAGGCTTGCCTGCTGGGTGCCGCACGCGCGTGCGCCGCGGCGGCCAAAGCTACTACAAATGCAACGGCATCTATTACAAAGCGCTGCACCTGCGCGGAGACATGGTCTATGAAGTTTCAGGCAGGGACGGGGCCAGCACCGCATCGAATGAAACGATGCGCCTGACCAAGCCCTTTATGCGTGGACCCCGTGTGTTGCAATTGCAGCGATCCCTTAAGCGACGCGGCTATAACGTTGGCACCCCAGATGGCATATTCGGACGCGGTACTGCACGCGCCTTGAAAGCGTTTCAAGGTGATGTTGGATTGACGCCGGATGGTGTCGCGGGACGTGCGACACTGCGGGCGTTGCGCTAA
- a CDS encoding calcium-binding protein — protein sequence MNTNHTTNHSTGTHVSDALNGTEGSDVVLGLSGDDTITSGGGDDVVYGDFASENLLAGTDGASSFSQYGQSGAWQVQAEDGGHTSMTQVIDTQVGETYEISFDLAANYNAQSVSGAVQIVWNGDVIDTFDTNSANFSDHTFTFEGVDGSGELTFISIDSSDDTASTVNTDGPAFYTLQDKQIGGETVEVKAFAEGQAGIYQVIDGTLQVFDPVDGTYTVLGSEATVTVNAIGFNVQDSLIYGIAVGDGVDSLGNSVSKTDLVMLDAAGNSYKIGATPYRSWTGDFDASGNLWAFQSSMDRITMIDVDNVDANGDVATKTFKFPKEMITDQLWDVAFDAASQCFCGVTRPSAEGENATMYIINVSGVADGGMPTFETLDVVGTMIDGVMHAGVPAVTFGAAIHDADGNFYVAGNSGDHDMNDATKSAGGIYRVVTDPQTGSAHLVLVATSPRSSSNDGTSDPRAADPFSEIDLSATVLIRDLDMVVVPDAQDTYDDQIENGSGADQSDGGIGEDTIAGQSGNDTLVGGDGDDDLFGGNSDQTAPVEHYYYDEFGNRYDADGNLLPEENDVLDGGAGNDNIHGGAGHDVLDGGIGQDDLNGGSGNDTLNGGAGDDILASGSENDVASGGAGDDLLIGGSGDDMLSGDDGVDNLSGGSGADTLDGGAGNDVLSGGVGDDVMVGGTGDDLLKGSTGNDTLSDAGGDNTLKGGSGHDDLTGGGGVDLLIGGSGDDVLSGAEARDVLKGGTGDDTLNGGSDKDKLYGGTGHDVIHGDQGSDYINAGQGDDTVYAGEGRDKILSGAGSDEIWGGADTDWFVFRSSDATNSIDTVHDYTHDGVENDRLDLRSFDVLSDGGSSADWIADHIMQNADNSVTIGLDGMSIILIDHANLQDQFYDQVLDGLQL from the coding sequence ATGAATACAAATCACACGACTAATCATAGTACAGGCACACATGTGTCTGATGCACTGAATGGTACGGAAGGGTCAGATGTTGTTCTGGGTCTATCTGGCGACGACACGATCACGTCTGGTGGGGGCGATGATGTTGTGTATGGCGATTTCGCCTCTGAAAACTTGCTGGCTGGCACAGACGGCGCATCCAGTTTTTCACAGTATGGGCAATCAGGCGCATGGCAAGTCCAGGCTGAAGATGGCGGTCACACCAGCATGACACAGGTGATCGACACTCAAGTTGGCGAAACATATGAAATCAGTTTTGACCTGGCCGCCAACTACAACGCCCAATCCGTCAGTGGGGCCGTACAGATTGTCTGGAACGGAGACGTGATAGACACGTTTGACACCAACAGTGCCAATTTTTCCGACCATACTTTTACATTTGAAGGTGTAGATGGTTCGGGCGAGCTGACATTTATCTCCATAGACAGCTCTGACGACACTGCATCAACGGTAAATACCGATGGACCGGCGTTCTATACGCTTCAAGACAAGCAGATCGGCGGCGAAACAGTTGAGGTGAAAGCTTTTGCTGAAGGGCAGGCTGGAATCTATCAAGTCATTGATGGAACCTTGCAAGTTTTTGACCCTGTCGACGGAACCTACACAGTGTTGGGCAGCGAAGCGACCGTTACAGTCAATGCGATCGGTTTCAATGTGCAAGACAGTTTGATCTACGGGATTGCTGTTGGCGACGGGGTCGACAGCTTGGGGAATTCGGTCAGCAAGACTGATCTGGTGATGCTGGATGCGGCTGGCAACAGCTACAAGATTGGCGCAACACCTTACAGGTCTTGGACCGGTGATTTTGATGCCAGTGGCAACTTGTGGGCGTTTCAATCGAGTATGGACCGGATCACTATGATCGATGTGGATAATGTCGATGCGAATGGTGATGTGGCAACCAAAACCTTCAAATTCCCAAAGGAAATGATCACTGATCAGCTATGGGATGTCGCGTTTGATGCTGCATCGCAGTGCTTTTGCGGGGTGACGCGCCCTTCCGCAGAAGGTGAAAACGCGACAATGTATATCATCAATGTCTCTGGTGTTGCGGACGGCGGTATGCCGACGTTTGAAACTTTGGACGTCGTCGGAACAATGATCGACGGGGTGATGCATGCAGGTGTGCCTGCGGTAACGTTCGGAGCCGCCATTCACGACGCAGATGGCAATTTTTACGTTGCAGGCAACAGTGGTGACCATGACATGAACGACGCCACGAAAAGTGCGGGTGGCATCTACCGTGTTGTGACGGATCCACAAACAGGAAGTGCGCACCTTGTTTTGGTTGCGACAAGTCCCCGGTCGTCTTCCAACGACGGAACGTCCGATCCACGCGCTGCCGATCCGTTTTCTGAAATCGATTTGAGCGCGACGGTTCTGATCCGCGATCTGGATATGGTGGTCGTGCCGGACGCACAGGATACGTATGATGATCAAATCGAAAACGGCAGCGGCGCGGACCAGTCGGATGGTGGTATTGGCGAAGACACAATTGCAGGCCAAAGCGGGAATGATACGCTTGTCGGCGGTGACGGGGACGATGATCTTTTCGGGGGAAATTCCGATCAAACCGCCCCGGTCGAACACTACTACTATGATGAATTCGGCAATCGATATGATGCTGATGGCAATCTGTTGCCTGAAGAAAACGACGTTTTGGACGGTGGTGCTGGCAACGACAACATCCACGGTGGCGCCGGTCATGATGTGCTTGATGGCGGGATTGGTCAGGATGACCTGAATGGGGGCTCTGGGAATGATACGCTGAACGGCGGGGCAGGTGACGATATTCTCGCGTCCGGATCGGAAAATGACGTGGCCAGTGGCGGGGCCGGTGACGATCTGCTGATCGGCGGTTCCGGAGATGACATGCTGTCTGGCGACGACGGTGTCGACAACCTTTCGGGTGGGTCGGGCGCTGACACATTGGACGGTGGTGCGGGCAACGACGTGTTAAGCGGCGGTGTCGGAGACGACGTGATGGTCGGTGGAACAGGGGATGACCTTCTGAAAGGCAGCACCGGCAACGACACACTGAGCGATGCAGGCGGTGACAACACGCTGAAAGGCGGATCAGGGCACGACGACTTGACGGGGGGGGGCGGCGTTGATCTCTTGATCGGAGGATCAGGCGACGACGTTCTGTCAGGGGCCGAGGCCCGCGACGTCCTGAAAGGCGGCACGGGCGACGACACCCTGAACGGCGGCAGCGACAAAGACAAACTGTATGGCGGCACTGGACATGATGTGATCCATGGCGACCAGGGCAGTGACTACATCAACGCAGGGCAGGGCGATGACACCGTTTATGCCGGCGAGGGGCGGGACAAGATCCTGTCCGGGGCCGGATCGGATGAGATTTGGGGGGGCGCGGACACAGACTGGTTCGTGTTCCGCAGTTCAGACGCGACCAACAGCATCGATACGGTACATGACTACACGCATGATGGTGTGGAAAATGACCGCCTCGATCTGCGCAGTTTTGATGTGTTATCTGATGGCGGATCGTCGGCAGACTGGATTGCCGATCACATAATGCAGAACGCCGACAACAGTGTCACAATCGGTTTGGATGGAATGTCTATCATCTTGATTGATCACGCAAATTTGCAGGATCAGTTCTACGATCAGGTCCTGGACGGTTTGCAGCTTTAA